One Arthrobacter sp. StoSoilB19 DNA window includes the following coding sequences:
- a CDS encoding HRDC domain-containing protein yields the protein MTPNIPENTTAGVPAAAAASHITVEGFDSPIPEIIDLDSPRDGVPLVIETASGLERCAAAIAAGTGPAGVDAERASGFRYGQRAFLVQIRREGAGTWLIDPEPFENLDIINDALRGVEWILHAATQDLPCLSELGMWPDKLFDTELAARLAGLPRVGLAAVIEQLLGFGLAKEHSAADWSTRPLPEPWLRYAALDVEVLTELREELIELLEADGKLEYAQQEFAAILAAGIAPPRVDPWRKTSGLHQIRDRRQLAAVRELWLERDSLAQKRDVAPGRLLPDSALVAAAKAMPATVPQLLTTKGFHGRAAQREAPRWLRCITAARDLEDLPPLHLATNAPPPPRVWADRDPEAAARLATARPLLQAKAEELNLPLENLLTPDYLRRVAWRPPADVTEDSISAELRTLGARPWQVELTAPLISAAFLDPQPLPPKEPKQAAAAAGQ from the coding sequence ATGACCCCAAACATTCCGGAAAACACCACGGCCGGCGTCCCGGCTGCTGCTGCCGCATCCCACATCACGGTGGAGGGCTTTGACAGCCCCATCCCCGAAATCATCGACCTTGACTCCCCCCGGGACGGCGTTCCGCTGGTCATCGAAACTGCGTCCGGCCTGGAGCGGTGTGCCGCGGCCATTGCCGCCGGCACCGGACCCGCCGGCGTGGACGCCGAGCGCGCATCAGGTTTCCGCTACGGACAGCGCGCCTTCCTGGTCCAGATCCGCCGCGAGGGCGCCGGAACCTGGCTGATCGATCCCGAACCGTTCGAGAACCTGGACATCATCAACGACGCCCTGCGGGGCGTCGAATGGATCCTGCACGCCGCCACCCAGGACCTGCCCTGCCTTTCCGAGCTCGGGATGTGGCCGGACAAGCTCTTTGACACCGAACTCGCCGCGCGCCTGGCCGGGCTGCCCCGGGTAGGCCTGGCCGCCGTCATCGAGCAGCTGCTGGGATTCGGGCTTGCCAAGGAACACTCCGCGGCCGACTGGTCCACCCGGCCCCTGCCGGAGCCCTGGCTGCGCTATGCCGCCCTGGACGTGGAAGTCCTGACCGAACTGCGTGAGGAACTTATCGAGCTGCTGGAGGCGGACGGGAAACTGGAGTACGCCCAGCAGGAATTTGCGGCAATCCTCGCAGCGGGCATCGCTCCCCCGCGCGTTGACCCGTGGCGGAAGACCTCGGGCCTGCACCAGATCCGGGACCGCCGCCAGCTGGCCGCAGTCCGCGAACTGTGGCTGGAACGCGACTCGCTGGCGCAAAAACGCGATGTGGCACCGGGCCGGCTGCTCCCCGACTCGGCCCTCGTCGCCGCGGCGAAGGCCATGCCCGCCACCGTCCCACAGCTGCTCACCACCAAGGGGTTCCACGGGCGCGCTGCCCAGCGCGAAGCGCCGCGGTGGCTGCGCTGCATCACGGCCGCCCGGGACCTGGAGGACCTGCCACCCCTGCACCTGGCCACCAACGCCCCGCCGCCGCCGCGGGTCTGGGCCGACCGCGATCCGGAAGCCGCTGCCCGCCTGGCCACGGCCCGGCCCCTGCTCCAGGCGAAAGCCGAGGAATTGAACCTCCCGCTGGAGAACCTCCTGACGCCCGACTACCTCCGGCGCGTGGCCTGGCGGCCGCCCGCGGACGTCACTGAAGACTCGATTTCCGCGGAATTGCGGACCCTGGGCGCCCGCCCGTGGCAGGTGGAACTCACGGCTCCGCTGATCTCCGCCGCCTTCCTGGACCCGCAGCCGCTTCCACCCAAGGAACCCAAACAGGCCGCTGCGGCGGCCGGCCAATAA
- a CDS encoding DUF3000 domain-containing protein yields MNALDQVPPDFLHALGTLRKARCRKELRLAEIPAPARLAPFAVALGAEVMAPGAATPSTPVHGPAAMAFAAASGTAAPGPADEDETELATGRFILLHDPDGSAVWDGEFRIVTYIRAELEPEMGNDQMLGTVAWTWLVEALENHKAAYRAAGGTATRVLSESFGTLAGRPGSIDIELRASWTPASSDVQAHLEAWSDMVCTFAGLPPLPDGVTALPPRRRSQQNGYGAAR; encoded by the coding sequence GTGAACGCACTGGACCAGGTTCCCCCGGATTTTCTCCACGCCTTGGGAACCCTCAGGAAAGCCCGCTGCCGGAAGGAACTTCGCCTCGCGGAGATCCCAGCCCCCGCGCGGCTGGCACCCTTCGCCGTCGCGCTGGGCGCAGAGGTGATGGCACCGGGCGCCGCAACCCCGTCCACGCCGGTCCACGGACCTGCGGCCATGGCGTTTGCCGCCGCATCCGGAACGGCCGCCCCGGGACCGGCGGACGAGGACGAAACGGAGCTGGCCACCGGACGCTTCATCCTGCTGCACGATCCGGATGGCTCGGCGGTCTGGGATGGCGAATTCCGGATCGTCACCTACATCCGTGCAGAGCTGGAACCGGAAATGGGCAACGACCAGATGCTGGGAACCGTGGCGTGGACCTGGCTGGTGGAGGCGTTGGAAAACCACAAGGCGGCATACCGGGCCGCCGGCGGCACCGCCACCCGCGTCCTCTCCGAAAGCTTCGGGACACTGGCCGGGCGGCCCGGGTCCATCGACATCGAACTCCGGGCCTCCTGGACGCCCGCTTCCTCCGATGTCCAGGCCCACCTTGAGGCCTGGTCCGACATGGTGTGCACGTTCGCCGGCCTGCCGCCGCTCCCCGACGGCGTCACCGCACTCCCACCCCGTCGGCGAAGCCAGCAGAACGGTTATGGGGCAGCCCGGTAA